A stretch of the Filimonas lacunae genome encodes the following:
- a CDS encoding PorP/SprF family type IX secretion system membrane protein has protein sequence MNPKLTGRLCTIASVVLLSFLFPGRMHAQVDPHFTQYYVHPSWLNPALTGAFDGAYRASAIYRNQWSNVSSPFSTIGASLDFTTPKNLNLGVNLLGQRAGNGGYGYTTGYANAAYTGVRWGAMQQHRVVLALQAGLIQRKFNPSKLTFGDQWNPVTGGNTNVSAEVFGRTSYTTFDAGAGALYFDATPGKKANVFGGFSVSHLTQPADRFASNDGTAKVPVRYIIHAGVRLYMSETVALTPNALYLRQGNATETMLGAYAQLKATASTSLLLGANYRWKDAVAIQAGLNYDNMLISAAYDINTSGLGKMARGASSFEISLAFTAKQKVKTPEVEFVCPRL, from the coding sequence ATGAATCCAAAACTAACGGGCAGGCTATGTACCATAGCTTCTGTCGTTCTATTGTCCTTTCTTTTTCCGGGTCGCATGCACGCACAGGTCGATCCGCATTTTACACAATATTATGTACATCCTTCCTGGTTAAACCCGGCTTTAACCGGCGCTTTTGATGGGGCATATCGTGCATCGGCTATTTATCGTAATCAATGGAGCAATGTTTCCAGTCCCTTTTCCACTATAGGCGCATCGTTAGATTTTACCACACCTAAAAACCTGAACCTGGGCGTAAACCTGCTGGGGCAGCGTGCCGGTAATGGCGGGTATGGTTATACTACCGGATATGCCAATGCGGCATATACTGGCGTACGCTGGGGGGCTATGCAACAGCACCGGGTTGTGCTGGCTTTACAGGCGGGTTTGATACAACGTAAGTTTAATCCTTCCAAGTTAACTTTTGGCGATCAGTGGAACCCCGTTACCGGAGGTAATACAAATGTATCGGCTGAGGTGTTTGGCCGTACTTCTTATACTACGTTTGATGCAGGCGCAGGCGCTTTGTATTTTGATGCCACACCAGGAAAGAAAGCTAATGTATTTGGTGGCTTTTCCGTATCGCATTTAACACAGCCGGCAGACAGGTTTGCCAGCAATGATGGCACTGCTAAGGTGCCTGTGCGTTATATTATACATGCAGGGGTGCGTTTATATATGAGTGAAACAGTGGCGCTTACTCCCAATGCTTTATACCTGCGTCAGGGTAATGCTACAGAAACCATGCTGGGCGCTTATGCACAGCTGAAAGCGACTGCATCCACCAGTTTATTACTGGGAGCCAACTATCGGTGGAAGGATGCTGTTGCCATACAGGCAGGGCTTAACTATGATAATATGCTTATCAGTGCCGCGTACGACATCAATACTTCCGGGTTGGGCAAGATGGCACGCGGAGCCAGTAGCTTTGAAATATCGCTGGCATTTACCGCGAAGCAAAAAGTGAAAACGCCTGAGGTGGAATTTGTATGTCCCAGACTTTAA
- a CDS encoding tetratricopeptide repeat protein, translated as MFLRIVCTLLGSLLFHPLLHSQQTTDSIFLLKDYEKIPYVNRLLNNQFANADEKKILAREEAWTEAADNKADPEVHIASLAFAAEYYTRRNNLPKAQQYLEEALELAHLRRLKYLEPVMLHLVGNNAYKQDRYATGLEKLLRAHTLMENLGYEYFPDMAQYLFDLSYAFFYYYEDLPEALRYVKEAMQHPMPSAITDISCYNILGLIYRVTGEARLSDSCFMVALHKAEAAQDTTYIGDVSGNIGYNYMGAGRLDEAEQYMQKDHQISVLKQNWTSACLSSMSLSSIALLRKKPEQSLYYIAECRNLVNAQKPNMQLKSLYTIYYFMYMNLCKTLRMQGNSTALIPALDSMALYKDSLFHSRESREKATVQIKLIKENNLYQLELLRSEEKKNILLRNALIIICVLAIVVAVQTALRLKRDNKNNEEKLLEYANILVEKNQLIEKVKEEILQLKKQPEQATQNVEAIFKELRTHTILSEDDWLRFKQLFEKVYKNFFSNITQHIPGITQSEIRLLALTKLGLSTKEMADMQGVAADSIRKARYRLRKKIELQAKEDKDIAQVLNELSDIKQA; from the coding sequence ATGTTTTTGAGAATAGTCTGTACTTTACTGGGATCTCTATTGTTTCACCCGTTGTTACATAGCCAACAAACAACTGATAGTATTTTCTTACTGAAAGACTATGAGAAGATTCCCTATGTAAACCGGTTATTGAATAACCAGTTTGCGAATGCGGATGAGAAAAAGATACTGGCGCGTGAGGAAGCCTGGACAGAAGCGGCAGACAATAAAGCTGATCCGGAAGTGCATATAGCTTCCCTTGCTTTTGCAGCTGAATATTACACCCGCCGCAATAATTTACCCAAAGCACAGCAATACCTCGAAGAAGCCCTGGAACTGGCTCATTTGCGCCGGCTGAAATATCTGGAGCCTGTGATGCTGCACCTGGTAGGCAACAATGCGTATAAGCAGGACCGCTATGCCACAGGACTGGAAAAACTGCTTCGCGCCCATACACTGATGGAAAACCTGGGTTACGAGTATTTTCCGGATATGGCGCAATACCTGTTCGATCTCTCCTATGCCTTCTTTTATTATTACGAAGATTTGCCCGAAGCACTGCGCTATGTAAAAGAAGCCATGCAACACCCCATGCCTTCTGCCATTACCGACATTTCGTGCTATAATATACTGGGGCTTATTTACCGGGTAACCGGCGAAGCCCGTTTATCCGACTCGTGCTTTATGGTAGCCCTGCACAAAGCAGAAGCTGCGCAGGATACCACTTATATAGGAGATGTGTCGGGCAATATCGGGTATAATTACATGGGAGCAGGCAGACTGGATGAAGCCGAACAGTATATGCAGAAAGACCACCAGATAAGTGTGTTAAAGCAAAACTGGACAAGTGCCTGCCTGAGCAGCATGTCGCTAAGCAGCATTGCCCTGCTGCGTAAAAAACCGGAACAATCACTTTATTATATAGCAGAATGCCGCAACCTGGTGAATGCGCAAAAGCCCAATATGCAGCTAAAGTCGCTATACACCATCTATTACTTTATGTACATGAACCTGTGCAAAACCCTGCGCATGCAAGGCAATAGCACGGCCCTGATCCCTGCGCTGGACTCTATGGCTTTGTATAAAGACAGTCTTTTTCATTCGCGCGAAAGCAGGGAAAAAGCTACCGTACAAATAAAGCTGATAAAAGAAAACAACCTATACCAGCTGGAGCTGCTGCGCAGTGAAGAAAAAAAGAACATCCTTTTGCGCAACGCACTTATTATTATATGCGTGCTGGCCATTGTAGTGGCAGTACAAACGGCTTTGCGTTTAAAACGCGACAATAAGAACAATGAAGAAAAATTGTTGGAATATGCCAACATACTGGTAGAGAAGAACCAGCTGATAGAGAAAGTGAAGGAAGAGATTCTACAACTGAAAAAGCAGCCCGAACAGGCCACACAGAATGTAGAAGCCATTTTTAAAGAATTGCGCACGCACACCATTTTATCGGAAGATGACTGGCTGCGTTTTAAACAGCTTTTTGAAAAGGTATATAAGAATTTCTTTTCCAATATCACCCAGCACATTCCCGGTATTACGCAAAGCGAAATACGCCTGCTGGCCTTAACCAAATTGGGGCTTAGCACGAAAGAAATGGCTGATATGCAGGGCGTTGCAGCAGATAGCATTCGTAAAGCCCGATACCGTTTGCGCAAAAAAATAGAACTGCAGGCTAAGGAAGATAAGGATATCGCCCAGGTATTGAACGAACTGTCGGACATTAAACAGGCATAG
- a CDS encoding helix-turn-helix domain-containing protein, whose amino-acid sequence MENITTAYRLISRREKEILQLVAQGHTSSTIATQLFLSKRTVENHRVNILKKLAVKNTVSMLSRAREYNLL is encoded by the coding sequence ATGGAAAATATAACTACTGCTTACAGGCTTATATCACGAAGAGAAAAAGAGATACTGCAACTGGTAGCACAGGGACATACATCCAGTACCATTGCCACTCAACTTTTTTTAAGTAAGCGCACGGTAGAGAATCACCGGGTGAATATTTTAAAAAAGCTGGCGGTAAAAAATACAGTGAGTATGCTATCGCGGGCCAGGGAATACAACCTTCTCTAA
- a CDS encoding OmpA family protein translates to MKWIAKLYIVCAIGATLASPGLYAQRSAGYLKAADKYFNRAEYASAATYYEKYLNAGKGVTAANSDPYAVMQAGVTGNVSSPGNQRLTAIYHLAESYRLLTDYTKAAPYYKEVLEADDKQFLLAQYQYAVVLRTQGEYAAAESVCSAFLKNYTTVDEWHAKATAELANLQFIQQQLANADTAKYVFHKPVDGKAGASYAPLWLNASTVLFTATWQEGNASHINRLYQATYSNGNFTDVVKTNLPVVAAHQGAAAVSEDGLTLYFTAWNVVNGEKHAAIYSSTHATVTDAVWSKPVLLSAAINATGSNTQQPHLMPGGKQLLYVSDKPGGQGGYDIWYATLDSKGQVIATANAGKVINTPGNEQAPYYHAPSGTLVFTTDGRTGMGGYDLFYSKGTPGYFAAPVNFGYPVNSVKDDMYFASSGKGEDILENVLFCSDRSATCCLELLALQVKPAPVAVKPEPVQQVTEQPVVTVTEPLVVIPRNPAQPMVLNHVYYTLNSAEIQPASFPALNQLADSLLANPHMVVEIGGHTDSTGSGALNQALSQSRADHVKAYLVSKGVNKNRISAKGYGSDKPLAPNTYPDGTDNPEGREKNRRTEITIIRK, encoded by the coding sequence ATGAAATGGATCGCTAAATTATATATCGTGTGTGCTATTGGAGCCACACTGGCCAGCCCCGGGTTATATGCGCAACGTAGTGCGGGCTATCTGAAGGCTGCTGATAAATATTTTAACCGTGCTGAGTATGCTTCTGCTGCTACCTATTACGAAAAATACCTGAACGCCGGCAAAGGCGTTACCGCTGCTAACAGCGACCCCTATGCCGTTATGCAGGCAGGTGTAACAGGCAACGTGTCGTCACCGGGTAATCAGCGCTTAACGGCTATATATCACCTGGCAGAAAGTTACCGCCTGTTAACCGATTATACAAAAGCTGCACCTTATTATAAGGAAGTATTGGAAGCTGATGATAAACAGTTTTTGCTGGCGCAGTACCAGTATGCAGTGGTGTTAAGAACCCAGGGGGAATATGCTGCGGCAGAAAGCGTCTGTAGTGCTTTTCTGAAAAATTATACTACAGTTGATGAGTGGCATGCAAAGGCCACTGCAGAGCTGGCTAATCTACAGTTTATTCAACAGCAGCTGGCTAATGCAGACACAGCTAAATATGTGTTTCATAAACCTGTAGACGGTAAAGCCGGCGCCAGTTATGCACCGTTATGGCTCAATGCTTCCACAGTATTGTTTACCGCCACCTGGCAGGAGGGGAATGCTTCGCATATTAACCGCCTGTACCAGGCTACGTATAGTAATGGCAACTTCACCGATGTTGTAAAAACCAATTTACCTGTGGTGGCTGCCCATCAGGGAGCGGCAGCGGTGAGTGAAGATGGCCTTACCTTATATTTCACTGCATGGAATGTGGTGAATGGAGAAAAACATGCGGCTATTTATTCCAGCACGCATGCCACTGTAACAGATGCTGTATGGAGTAAGCCGGTATTGTTGAGTGCAGCTATTAATGCCACCGGCAGCAATACACAACAGCCTCACCTGATGCCAGGCGGCAAACAATTGTTATATGTAAGTGATAAGCCTGGCGGACAAGGAGGGTATGATATATGGTATGCCACGCTGGATAGCAAGGGACAGGTGATAGCTACTGCCAATGCCGGAAAAGTAATCAATACTCCCGGTAACGAGCAGGCACCTTATTATCACGCACCTTCCGGTACACTGGTGTTTACAACAGATGGCCGCACTGGTATGGGTGGCTACGATCTGTTTTACAGTAAAGGTACACCAGGGTATTTTGCAGCGCCTGTTAACTTCGGTTATCCTGTCAACTCCGTAAAAGACGATATGTACTTTGCCAGTTCAGGCAAAGGAGAGGATATACTGGAAAATGTATTATTCTGCAGTGACCGTTCAGCAACCTGTTGCCTCGAGTTACTGGCTTTGCAGGTAAAACCAGCGCCTGTAGCCGTTAAACCTGAACCGGTACAGCAGGTGACTGAGCAGCCGGTAGTAACCGTAACAGAGCCACTGGTGGTGATACCTCGTAATCCGGCACAACCGATGGTATTGAATCATGTGTATTATACCCTTAACAGTGCCGAAATACAGCCGGCCTCCTTCCCGGCCTTGAACCAGCTGGCCGATTCTTTACTGGCCAACCCACACATGGTCGTTGAAATAGGAGGTCATACTGACAGTACCGGTTCCGGGGCATTGAACCAGGCTTTATCGCAAAGCAGGGCAGATCATGTGAAGGCTTACCTGGTTTCGAAAGGAGTGAACAAAAACAGGATCAGTGCCAAAGGATATGGTTCTGATAAACCACTGGCCCCGAATACGTATCCTGATGGAACAGATAATCCGGAAGGACGTGAGAAGAACAGACGTACCGAAATAACAATCATCAGGAAATAA
- a CDS encoding helix-turn-helix transcriptional regulator has translation MHLMPLNILLNATTIARHIPNLYMRYKIMDTVPLYTSFKEGSILSQRINGLQFCVTIHYLFLVSGMYLRMINRLPYTSFHCMLQGQMTLFPDTRQQCLLQTGEYITQEVHLAPDMQTFCPQGTHVYCSIQPLITNNPPLDKPVVMPDAAYKKLLAIIQQPQSPGSLKESLAQVIKQLQTPATPATEITAEAIHPQFTTIYKVKEFLQNNYSDNISIKQLSQQFTTNEYRLKKDFKTAFGTSIHNFVIHQRIHNAKKLLMKSNLSVEEIATATGFYDHAHFSKKFKSSTGYSPSSFQEQVKDGMPDCF, from the coding sequence ATGCATTTGATGCCATTGAACATACTCCTCAATGCCACCACTATTGCACGCCATATCCCCAACTTATACATGCGGTATAAGATCATGGACACCGTTCCATTATACACCTCTTTTAAAGAAGGCAGTATTTTATCGCAAAGAATAAACGGGCTTCAATTTTGCGTTACTATCCATTACCTGTTCCTGGTTTCGGGTATGTATCTGCGTATGATAAACCGGCTGCCTTACACCTCTTTTCACTGTATGCTTCAGGGCCAAATGACCCTGTTTCCCGACACCAGGCAACAATGCCTGTTGCAAACCGGCGAATACATTACACAAGAGGTACACCTGGCTCCTGACATGCAAACCTTTTGCCCCCAGGGCACCCATGTGTATTGCAGCATTCAGCCATTAATTACCAACAACCCTCCATTAGATAAGCCTGTTGTAATGCCCGATGCAGCCTATAAAAAGTTGCTGGCCATTATACAACAACCACAATCACCGGGCAGCCTGAAAGAATCGCTGGCACAGGTAATAAAGCAATTGCAAACACCCGCTACACCTGCTACAGAAATCACTGCCGAAGCAATACACCCGCAATTCACTACTATTTATAAGGTAAAAGAGTTTTTACAGAATAACTATTCCGACAACATATCCATTAAACAATTATCTCAACAGTTTACCACCAACGAGTATCGTTTAAAAAAGGATTTCAAAACGGCATTCGGAACATCTATACATAATTTCGTTATTCACCAACGCATTCATAATGCTAAAAAGCTATTGATGAAAAGTAATTTATCGGTAGAGGAAATAGCCACTGCCACAGGGTTTTACGATCACGCGCATTTTTCTAAAAAATTTAAATCCAGTACCGGCTACTCTCCTTCCTCTTTCCAGGAACAGGTAAAAGACGGGATGCCGGATTGTTTTTGA
- a CDS encoding Fic family protein, with the protein MRNPFQPLSAQAVFNPLKPLKKITPSGPIVKQPARKKATKRKRRNSNDNTTTKKQKNNKINLRVGLTLNEPIEDEKIEYVFKQHEKVSAFEEEFAHNGQHYNNIAVENTPFTATTIPDVIYSELSPMQQDQLSNIQNANEARELLKLYQDNQDKFGYIAVLIAAKDLLKGDDKKLGEKYEVLFNGSNAPVEEIEMGNNDEVIPEDKKDVKAQDEEEEDSPKITLVKSYVEKIGKLLTDKKKLDDYGNEEEILNRDQETFTKLLSDSEKQDSIVALSDYANTLYSKYAKTTEEPWNLTPNKKKIKKSDLANRIDSLQGAQDALVLLPQYVNDNKFLYRWVEGIQPYENGDAITPAALWSASTGSLATMAFGGNDMADKTVFIIDKQQSAKFIQLVSGTKNWYQREALFPTNVQFVVREKKTLVDDGVKTACYILHELNKPIRQITKEIDEIGLHGNNDYYPISQETLTNTLVDEKHRHLFEMGYKPNKQELKKAGVEISGNNIPESADTVYGEETHANWAKMMTLKPERRKLLTEDTVLSLYKGLMNINDQVEYRSEERGWGQDLKDPSAEELQNLRGHNLLAYPTLPMTERDNYVKWLNTLPKAVTCGSIQSGKNIRVNLYIKEINELPLTDESNDPIESFPIEQGMMQDYLKSDIANAPVQQTFSVTHGVPAQDSVRKDMIKFLNTASTGLEQAVYLLIQHIIPAEVYQERVQRYATGLQQDIVAIHPFDDGNGRLSRLLMYKVLQTYSLPTDNTLSDEQLPVIKDTGKDLLSTKEQWYKNVYNKI; encoded by the coding sequence TTGCGTAATCCATTTCAACCCTTATCGGCCCAGGCGGTATTCAATCCGCTAAAACCCCTAAAAAAGATAACACCTTCAGGCCCTATTGTTAAACAACCCGCCAGAAAGAAAGCTACCAAACGAAAACGACGTAACTCCAATGATAACACTACAACGAAAAAACAAAAAAACAACAAAATTAACCTGAGGGTGGGCTTAACCCTGAATGAACCTATTGAAGATGAAAAAATAGAGTATGTTTTCAAGCAACACGAAAAGGTAAGCGCATTTGAAGAAGAATTCGCCCACAATGGACAACACTATAATAACATTGCTGTTGAAAATACACCTTTTACAGCCACAACTATTCCAGATGTTATCTATTCAGAGCTGTCACCTATGCAACAAGATCAGCTAAGCAATATTCAGAACGCAAACGAAGCCAGGGAACTTTTAAAGTTGTACCAGGATAATCAAGACAAATTTGGATATATAGCAGTATTAATAGCAGCTAAAGATTTACTGAAGGGTGATGATAAAAAGCTGGGTGAAAAATATGAAGTACTTTTCAATGGCAGCAACGCACCTGTAGAAGAAATAGAAATGGGCAATAATGATGAAGTCATACCAGAGGATAAAAAAGATGTAAAAGCACAGGACGAGGAAGAAGAAGATTCACCCAAAATTACACTGGTAAAAAGCTATGTAGAAAAAATCGGGAAACTGCTTACTGACAAAAAGAAGCTGGATGATTATGGGAATGAAGAAGAAATATTGAATCGGGATCAGGAAACCTTTACTAAACTATTAAGCGATAGTGAAAAGCAGGATTCTATTGTAGCACTTTCTGACTACGCCAATACCCTTTATAGTAAATATGCAAAAACAACCGAAGAGCCCTGGAATCTGACGCCTAACAAAAAAAAGATCAAAAAATCGGACCTCGCAAACCGCATTGACTCTTTACAGGGAGCGCAAGACGCATTAGTCCTTCTTCCCCAATATGTAAACGACAATAAATTTTTATACCGTTGGGTAGAAGGCATTCAACCATACGAAAACGGTGACGCCATTACACCCGCTGCTTTATGGTCTGCCTCTACCGGCAGCCTTGCCACTATGGCATTTGGCGGAAATGACATGGCAGACAAAACTGTTTTCATTATAGACAAACAGCAATCTGCCAAATTTATACAGCTGGTTAGCGGCACTAAAAACTGGTATCAGCGGGAAGCTTTATTTCCTACCAATGTACAATTTGTGGTGCGGGAAAAGAAAACATTGGTTGATGACGGTGTAAAAACTGCTTGTTATATACTTCACGAACTAAATAAACCCATCAGGCAAATAACAAAAGAGATAGATGAGATAGGGCTTCATGGTAATAATGATTACTATCCCATTTCGCAGGAAACACTCACCAACACACTTGTAGATGAGAAACATCGCCATTTATTTGAAATGGGCTATAAACCTAACAAACAGGAACTGAAAAAGGCAGGCGTAGAAATAAGCGGCAACAACATTCCGGAAAGTGCTGATACAGTATACGGTGAAGAAACACATGCTAACTGGGCTAAGATGATGACACTTAAACCTGAAAGGCGTAAGCTATTAACAGAAGATACTGTATTAAGTCTGTATAAAGGCTTAATGAATATTAACGACCAGGTAGAATACCGTTCGGAAGAAAGAGGATGGGGCCAGGATCTCAAAGATCCTTCTGCTGAAGAATTGCAAAACTTACGTGGTCATAACCTGTTGGCTTATCCAACACTTCCTATGACAGAAAGAGATAATTATGTGAAATGGCTGAACACTTTACCAAAGGCAGTTACATGTGGCTCTATACAATCAGGTAAGAACATCCGGGTTAATCTGTATATTAAGGAAATAAACGAACTGCCTTTAACAGATGAAAGTAATGACCCAATAGAAAGTTTTCCTATAGAACAAGGCATGATGCAGGATTATTTGAAAAGTGATATCGCCAATGCCCCGGTACAACAAACATTTAGTGTTACACATGGTGTGCCCGCACAGGATAGTGTAAGAAAAGATATGATTAAATTTTTGAACACAGCCAGCACAGGACTGGAGCAGGCTGTATACCTGCTGATTCAGCATATCATACCCGCCGAAGTATACCAGGAAAGGGTGCAAAGGTATGCTACGGGTTTACAGCAGGACATAGTAGCTATACATCCATTTGATGATGGCAATGGCCGCCTGAGCCGCTTATTAATGTATAAAGTATTACAGACATACAGCCTGCCTACTGACAATACATTATCTGATGAGCAACTACCTGTAATAAAAGACACAGGCAAAGACCTACTCAGCACCAAAGAACAATGGTATAAAAACGTATATAATAAAATCTAG